In a genomic window of candidate division KSB1 bacterium:
- a CDS encoding ribonuclease HI family protein produces the protein MSSLPEKEKGKIPGLLRLWRGFAQSVDIDAIASKMGCGRQEVESLLGAVEELLARNWGEERRCTIFVDGASRGNPGPSGIGVVIRDEEGEREWRVSEFIGEATNNVAEYRALLCGLRKAMELACTEVEVRSDSELLVKQLDGRYRVRDPKLVPLWKEAVTLMSQFRAVKIVHIPREENREADRLSVLAIDAARAEGLDAGG, from the coding sequence GTGAGTAGCCTCCCCGAAAAGGAGAAAGGGAAAATCCCGGGACTTCTGCGCCTATGGCGCGGGTTCGCACAAAGCGTCGATATCGACGCTATTGCGTCCAAAATGGGCTGTGGCCGCCAGGAAGTTGAAAGCCTGCTTGGGGCGGTTGAGGAGCTTTTGGCGCGGAACTGGGGGGAGGAACGGCGTTGTACGATCTTCGTGGACGGGGCCTCTCGCGGTAATCCGGGTCCAAGCGGGATTGGCGTGGTGATCAGAGACGAGGAGGGAGAGCGGGAGTGGAGGGTCTCCGAGTTCATCGGGGAGGCCACGAATAACGTAGCGGAATACCGGGCGCTTCTTTGCGGGTTAAGAAAAGCGATGGAGCTGGCTTGCACGGAGGTGGAAGTCCGGAGCGATAGTGAGTTGCTGGTCAAGCAACTGGACGGCCGGTATCGGGTCCGCGACCCAAAGCTGGTGCCTCTCTGGAAAGAGGCGGTGACGCTAATGTCGCAGTTCCGAGCTGTGAAGATTGTACACATTCCGCGGGAGGAAAATCGGGAGGCGGATCGGCTTTCGGTGCTGGCCATCGACGCGGCACGAGCCGAAGGCCTGGACGCAGGAGGTTGA
- a CDS encoding cysteine hydrolase, whose protein sequence is MPRALLIVDMLKDFVYDNGALTCGKSAQEIVPYIQQLARAFREQGDRVIYVTDAHDPEDPEFSLWPKHCVRGTWGAEVIDELKPEAKDLVVPKTRYSGFFGTNLEELLQEVGASEVHVTGVCTSICVLFTVADLRNRDFATIVHARGVADFDQEAHRFALRHMERVLGARVLQ, encoded by the coding sequence ATGCCCAGGGCGCTCCTGATCGTCGACATGCTGAAGGATTTCGTCTACGACAATGGCGCTCTCACCTGCGGGAAATCTGCTCAGGAGATTGTGCCCTACATTCAGCAGCTCGCGCGTGCCTTTCGAGAACAGGGCGATCGGGTGATTTACGTAACGGATGCCCACGATCCCGAAGACCCTGAGTTCTCCCTGTGGCCCAAACATTGCGTCAGAGGGACCTGGGGCGCCGAAGTGATCGATGAGCTGAAGCCTGAGGCGAAGGATCTTGTTGTCCCGAAGACCCGGTACAGCGGTTTCTTCGGTACAAACTTGGAAGAACTCCTGCAAGAGGTAGGTGCAAGCGAGGTACACGTGACCGGCGTCTGTACCTCTATCTGCGTCCTTTTCACAGTGGCTGACCTCCGGAACCGCGATTTCGCGACGATCGTCCACGCGCGGGGTGTGGCGGATTTTGACCAGGAAGCGCACCGTTTCGCTCTGAGACATATGGAGCGGGTGCTGGGGGCACGAGTATTGCAATAG